The genomic interval gtaccggaaacgtcaatatttttccatacactgacgcctgaatttcatatcgggtgcgtgacgtaattcagtgtcactgttgttgcactatttttttctatttagttcagtattgtcaatcctattcaggctattgaacatatttatgatatttacataatatttatacgtgtagatgcgtatgtaataaaaaggttattatctttgcatcgggaaatatgcactcgttcttcagcggaagaatattgcgctcctaaagtcgcgcaatatttccactgaagaactcgtgcatatttcccgatacaaagctaataacctataaatatcctACATGTCAGAACATAATGAACCGATGACTTTGAAATATGCATATGCCATCAGATATTGGTTTGTGTTTTCAGAATTTAGAAAGGAATTTAATTTGTCActgattgtaaataaaataaaaagtgttttaaggaCTGTAcgcattttcataaataatgaatgtttgaacGGTTTTACAGAAACCCACTGCTGGCACCAGATATCCTTTTCTACAGAACGAAAATGGGTAAAAAGTACCAACAGGACTGTGATTTTGTTCATAGCGTAGCAGAAGACATTATCGATAAAAGAAGGCGTGTTCTggtaaaactgcatttttattcaatatttaatcTCGTTAGATCTCGCAGTAGTCGGCTTTTGCTTGATATTATGTACAGTGGGATCGAATCGGAATTTGAATCAGTACattaagagataaaaaaaatgaactacCCTTAAGCTTGTTGGTGTTATTTGTATTAATCCACACATTTCAAATAACACATAAATACTTCATGACTTCCAGTTTTCCGTACCGCTGCGGATTCGTACCCAAGCTGGTCTTGAACCTTTCATATGATGCTCGTCTATAATAATAATGCCCTGAGTTGTTTCCAGTGTCTTCGCTTGCCGTTGTAAGCTGCAAACTCTCTCCATATTCCTGAAatgaaatcaacacaaataacaaaACGTAGTATGGCAAAATATCGGTAAGattcaaattttactttcaatttttccatttactttgttgtgtttatcatttcttttgttctaaacagttACATGTATTCTTTATTTCAGGAGAAGCTTGGAGAGCCCAAGTCTAGAAAGTATCTGGATTTTCTGGACATTTTGCTCACAGCTAAAGACGAAAATGGAACAGGGTTGTCGGACATGGATATAAGAAACGAAGTGGATACATTCTTGTTTGAAGGTCAGTCAACTAGAAGACAATTGTATACTCCTAGTGTAGAGATGAAATATTGAACTGATTTTCAAAATGGTAACGTTTCAGTTTTacgttttacataattatttagttttaaaattgaattaggAATAAAGCAGTGACGCAGATGATAGTTTTATAATCATTCTTCAGTGTGGAGTTTCATTACACAAATGTATCGCAGCAGATATTGTAGACAGTGggttttcattttcttctttaaGGTCACGATACAACAGCGAGCGCCATCTCGTGGATTTTGTATTCCCTAGCAAAACATCCGGAATACCAGGAGAAATGTCAGGAAGAAATTGATGATCTGTTACAAGGAAGGGAGACAGACGACATCAAGTGgtaaatataatttttgaaaatgctTGAAATGGGCTCAACATAACTATACTGATCAACGTTTTCTTTGAATCAGTCTTTTAATTTTGAATTCCTTCTTTAAGTATCGCAAAGGAACATACTAGTTGTATCATAGAATGATAGAAGAAATGTTTTGaatgtaaaatgtgttttattaagACCAAACTTTTACTGGTAGATATATTGCCTGACGTATTTTGCGGTTTTGTTAGGATAAATAGCCTCTAAGTCTCTAATCAACCCTATGCATTTAATACCCAGATGGTAACTACATAACTAGAAAATTTCCTCAATTGAGTCACGCCTGTAAAGAAATTTAATCCATATTGCAGTGTCAGGTTAATGAGTGTTCTTTTTTAATGAATTCTTTATATCATGTCTGTACCTGTGTACTTAGGTCAGATCTCCCGCATCTAGAATACCTAACAATGTGCATAAAGGAAGGTATGCGGTTGCACTGTCCAGTGGCCATAGTCGCTCGTGTAACAACAAAACCTTTTGATCTCGGAGATACAATTGTACCAGCAGGCACAAATGTGCAAGTTAGTATATGCcctgtttaaaatttgttattaagtGCTTTTTTATTCCTTACATTTTTTGTACCTATTCTATGTACGTAGGTCTGATCTTCCGCATCTAGAATACCTAACTATGTGCATAAAGGAAGGTATGCGGTTGCATTGTCCAGTTGCCATAGTCGGCCGTGTAACAACAAAACCTTTTGATCTGGGAGATACAGTTGTACCAGAAGGAACCTCAGTTATAGTTAGTATCAGTTTTTTCAAAACCATTAGTTGCCATAACGATAAAACTGCGATTGTTGAAAGGGAAAGACGGTAATCACTGTTTGGCAGTTTACGATTTAATGTGATCTACAGTACGTGAGGCAGAAATGGTTTTATCCAAATACGTTATATGTATATAGATGGTTCATCAAAGACGTAGTACCTTTAAACTAAACTGAACACTGAAAGTTGCGTATTCAAACTTCTTTGGAGTAAGTGTAATGTTTTAAATGATGGGTCTGGCAGGGGCTTATACCCTCACTTTTAGATGAAACTAGTATTGCTGGGATGACAAACTTTCATTTCTACTCCTGAGGAAACATAAATTACCTTAACGTTGTCTTGCAGATTAACATATGGATGCTACATCACAATGAACACGTGTGGGGACCAGATCATATGGAGTTTAAACCAGAAAGGTTTTCTAAAGACAATGTAACAAAGATGGACCCGTACCAGTTTGTGCCGTTCTCTGGAGGACCACGGTAAGACACCTGTTCATGTATCTTGTCACCTTAAAAAGGACGGTAAACGATGATTTGacgagaaaaaaatattctgatctCCTGCTTCTTATCTCATCTTCATATCAAGACATTCACTGGTACAAACTACATTCCAATTTTCCGCATACAAGTTTCCGATGGAGACATTTCTAAAGTGGAAATTTTAAGAAATTCCCCCAGGTGGCACATTGGTCTATTTTAAGGTGAATGTGCACATTTATAGATTCGATGAAAACGGTCAGCCGACCCTTTTATACACAGCATAaacattttagaacaaaaatcGCCTTATTTATGAAGTTGATGTATACGATCCTGAGACAAGCATTTATTTAGCAGTTTCTGGGTTAACCGTGCAGAAAGCATTTGAAAACTCTTTGTCATTGAATGCTTCCGTGACGAATATATGAGGTCATTCGTCCCCAATCTCTGATTAATGTGGGAAAATTGTCAGGTACTTACCGTAAACCAGTCAGGACTGATAATGGTTAGGTATCGtttgaaacttgttttaaatcaaaataaagcaaaataagttGTTTGGCGTTGCGTGAAGAATTATATAGTTAAATTTATGTATTAAGTAGTTGAGACCAATTGTGGTGCAGTAgaactatttttgaaaaatattttattacaggaACTGTATCGGACAGAACTTTGCCATGAATGAAGAGAAAGTAGTTCTCGCAAAACTACTGCACAAGTAAGTTAGAATTAATGTATAAACGTGTTAGTCGTTTGATAATATTCAATTTAATAATTGAATATGTTAGtactttaatgaaataaaaaatattgcaaataaaactattgaaaatagaaaaaagtgatTCAGACACAATATAATTCTATTCAGTCATTCATCATTGCAAGAAATTATCAGTGCTGATTTTCTattctattttcagtttcaaatttagCCTAAAGCCAGATCATGAGGTGAAGTGGCGTTTGTCAGCTGTTATGCGGGCCCAGGACGGCATCTTGGCGACTGTGGAACGCAGGAAACACTGAGTGTAGTTTCGTCTGAAAGTTACTTTGTTCATGGAAGATATTATTTCAGCACTAAATTTAATCAGATTCATTTTTCATGAAGGCCAAGTTCAAACTGCAAAGAATTTGAGAACGTATTCTTTAATGTCATAACACTGTGACTCCATTGTGTTTAAAATACACGTATCTCAATATATGTTGTCTCGATCTCCATAAACATAATTGTacgaatgaaaataaaaaactaatACTTTTACGAGACATCGTCGTATATCAAGGAATCACATATTTCGCAGATGGTTCTTTTAACGTGGCAACGCTCATTATATATTCTGCAAATGAAGCATGAATCTGCGTTATGGCAGATCATCAAAGAACTAATGGAACGCGTTTTAACCTGTGATATGAGAATTATTTATACAAGCATCGCTTGACAAAACTGTGTATACATTTATAGATTCTGCATTTTACTATACTCAGATTTTCTTTGCATGTGTATGAATGACGTAGAAAGTAGTTgttgtaattgttgttgtttttttaaacttttttcaaaacaagaattTAAAGATATGAAGTCTGTATTATAtgtctttcatttttttacatttattttcatgtaaTGAATAtcgaaataaatgttttaagtaaagtATATGTGTAATATGGAACAATAAAATGGTACGAATCAAATCttctttttatattcattattttattcatacgatttcatgaaaattaagtTTTTCTTAGTTGTGTGGGCTGTTACCTGCATTTATAATTTCGTTAGCCTAAGATTCCCAATTTCATTACCCTGATATTCCTTATTAATTAGCCAGAGATTACCAATTTATTAGCCTGAGATTCCCAGTGTATAAGCCTGATATTCCCAATTTATTAGCCTGAGATTCCCAGTTTCATTAGTATGAGGTTCCCAATTTATTAGCCTGAGATTCCAAAATTATTAGCCTGAGATTCCCTGTTTATTAGCCTGAGATTCCCAGTTtcatcattctcgcataccagaggtctaccgtggttccccggatgaattTCTGGCACATTTTGCCGATATTTGGGGTTTGGTtgcattacaggtaaaacgttccagccaatcagcgtcgtttcgcaaCAAAATGTAGCAAACCAATCAAAATCACGAGGTTCCCAATTTAATGGCCTGAGATTCCCAGTTTCATTTACATGAGATTCCCAATTTCATTAGCCCGAGAGTCTCGATTTTATAGGGAAGAAGAAGAATAATAATTGCGCGctctacaaaatgaaataaactttccTACCTTTCTAGGTTGCCAGGGATACTAGCTGTCATGCAAAGgctttatcaaactttttttcagtaTTAAAGGTACATGGTTTGTTTAAGATGTGAGTCATAGTTAGGGAACTTTGATCTGATGTTATTTGAAGACAACGAAGCGAAAATTTCGTAGGcgtttgaaagcatttggttGTTCAATAGCTGTTTCAGTGGGATCTCTTTTATTGTGTCGAGCTGGCAAGTGTGTTTGGTTTCGGGTCTGATCACTCTTACAAGCCACAGGACCAAAAATCTGACGAAGTGCTAGCCGATGGTGTTGACATTAGACGGACTAAAAGCTGTACTGTTGCGCATTTTAAAcgttttttgtttgattttagtcccaaagatttatatatttacacatataCTTGTTTCCTTTTTACACAATATAAAATATTCGTGCAACCAATAATATAATAGAATAAGACTTGAAAATACCAGATGACCAATTTCTGTAAGTCTGTTTCATATAATTGATATGTGCCTCATAATTAAACAAGCGAATTCCGCAAAGTTGTTTCATGAATAAGGGtagtatattttgaaagatattttatttccagataaACACAAGTTATGTACAACAGGACCGTGCAACAGTTTGTTGGtttctgtttttaacaaaaacgtCTGATCTCTAGTGAAGTGAAGTTTTACAATGCTCCATCAGTGGACTTTAaaacaatcaaagggcaataactctgcagttactgaagagattctGATGAAAGAATTCCATATATCACCgtcctatagtgatctatatttgtgtaaaatttcacgaagatccataAATGGATTACTTTGATATGTGATAATTTAtgaattgtaaaataattaaagggtACTTCTCTGATTAATGAAGGGATCCTAACGCAATTGTGCATGCACCACTGCCCTATAGTGTtctatatttgtgtaaagtttcatgaagattcatcaacAGGTTAATTAGATACAGTCAAAATCCccaattttttaccaaatcaagggagAAAACTCTGCCTTTACTGGGTTAAGGGGATagtactacagaccaagttttatgaaaatccatcaagcggttcatgggaAGAAGTCTCTTGaaggtttttttctgttgttagcTTTATCGACCCCTTAAATGGTCCGAGTATCCTCATTTGATCgaaataatgctacagaccaaattttatgaaaatccatcaagcggttaGAAGAAGTCGTTAATAAGTATTTCTACTTTCTGATCTAGCGGCCCCTGTAAAGGGCCAAGCTCCCCCTTCTGAATTAAATTTAGaaaggacattataatgatgctacagaccacaGGCGGTTCATGAAAAgccgtttaaatgtatttctatttttaggcctagcATCCCGGACAATGGACCTAGCgcccccatttgaacacattttggaagGGACATCAtgacgatgctacataccaggaTTAATGAAGCTCCATCAAGCGAAGTCGTTTAactgtattttgtttttctatttttagctcttacGGCCCGTAAAAAGGGCCGAACTGCCCCTTTTGAATAATGTTTAGAAGGAACATTATAATGAAATGAAGACCCACCAGGCGGTTCATGAGAATTCGTTTAAATGTTTACTATTTTCAGCTGCAGTGGCCTCTATTTTGGAGAGGAcctcataatgatgctacagaactggtttgatgaagatccatcatgttTTTAGCTGTAGTGGTCCCTAAAAAAGGCCAAGTGCCATTAAGTGAGCAAAATTTGGAGAAGGTCTTATAATGATTTCACAgactaagttttatgaacatTCATCCAGCGGTTCACGTGAAGAAGTCgtataaaagtatttctatttttagcttttgcAACCCCAAAAGCGGTTCGTGGGAGgaagtcgtttaaagatatttctagttttagctgtTGCAGCCCCTAAAAAGCGGCCGAGcttcccccaccccccacccccatatTTTAAAGAGGACCtcataatgatgctatagaccagaAAAAGTCGATtcgaaggtttttctatttctttctctAGCGGattctaaaaggggccaagtgccaccgttttaggaatcatattaacGATTATGGAATGTATCTGTCGGaataagatacttttaaaacaattttattccacatttttacaacgggtaaatatgattaccgttaataaatgaaccataaatatcacgatacgtttgatcaaataagtAGTAAGTCCGCATATAGAATTTGGGGACAAAAAAGgtatggtcagacgtaggactcgaacccacaaccctgatattggcagctaaacgctttgtccgcacagctacctgcacttGCGACagtatattatacagttattgacttatgttgaggtcaatatgtgtttttacggacctgtaaaaatgatattgaccgataggtctgtaaaaacacatattaacCGAAACATAAATCTATAATTGTTACATTATATGCCCTTCTCGAATGTTTTCATtcgactggcccatatttcatacatataagaaaaagtcattatcacttttgcaggtcaatatcgctttttgcggacccgcgcgtgcactcatttcgaccaatcagatgagcgcatttgagaaaggtatataatatcaattaataattatatatgtaatatctagttatatcgctatttatgttcgaaCACCGAAAagtaatttacggaaatatacggaattttcatgagtgccaggtcagcacttacggacaataacatcATTGAAACATGTTGAATATACATCATATCTAAAGTATGTGTTGTTGGTTAGGATATACTCGTACATGACATTGTGtaagtaaataatttatatatcaaatttaataCTGTTCGCGGTTtgcaattatttaaaaaagaacttaTACAATATATTCTCTGATATAGTATGAAAACATGTTCAAGCAAGGTTTTAACTGACTAATTATTGCATATATAATACTGGCATATTCAAAATAACTTACCATGTTGCTGAAAATGCATTTTCTCTAACGTCCTTTTGTAAAGCCGGAACATTAAATTAAACAAGCTCCTAGTATCAGGGACGACAGGTGTAAGTAGTATGAATCCATTCcgacttttttcaaatttaagatGAAGAACGGAAGGCACAGTTTCACCAGTGTAGTGGTAAAGCCAGTTTCATGGATGAGTGCAGGATAACATATCATCCTTTGgcgaattaacaaataatcaaggccttcgagttgtttatcgtctaattaactacggttcagagttcagatgcgtaggaattgaacgcCCGTGTGGtaaaatactgaagcatctgaacgatgaaccgtggtaaattagacgataaatcacaagaaggccttgattgttttcattctgacatgctcattgacacatttaaagaaatattatgctggacttcatttacccgaggattaatgtatcggacgtcatgtagcaatttgacgtcataatgctctcttaccggtccgcgtgtcaaccgttgtttatcgcagaatatacagagttttattccttctttgtttaactggaagtCACGATGTTAGaatttatattattatgataatttatcaataacttaatttattgcaaataatatattacataatataaattgAAGTTCTAAAATGACTATGAAGAGTGCAGAGTCTTTACGTTTTAGTTATGTaagtatattttaacatttcgggattttatttctgtttatgtaAATAATACGTTATTTCTCCATTTCTTCAGACGATAATATtttgtgtcagtcacactacaccgtatagcgttaacgaaTGCCCAACGTATAAAACATTGCGgtagaaagttatccggtgacgaaaggcatccgctgctgctgctcggtgctctcgtGATCagtgtatggggcgcataaaacgcacaatgaccgcaagatcaaCGCACATATACAGGGCGAACAACGTCGTACTGGTAACGgacttgtaccgcgtaaaacgtaagcgcaacgcatgagaaactgacaaaacgttctttgAACGTTTGACGAATGTATTGTTAGTTATCGTCctttgaacatacgttacatccgttgcatgtccggtagtagttCGGCAGTGagtcaggtccaccggacaagaacagaataaggaacgcacgagtaacgaacaaaacgcatatcagcgcattgctaccgtacatctaacggactttgtccggtggtgtacgttccaaattttgaacatgctcaaaaccttccaccggatggaacgaacatcgccggacaaggagcgcaggcaCCGCTTGAGAAACGGAAAAAAATAAAACGCATAcaaacggacacgaacggattgaaaatttgtCATACGTTGGaagtccgttaacgctatacggtgtagtgtgactaaCCCATTAGTTATGCGAGGGTCTCTAAATGATACCACGCAAAAAGCATGGATCAAAATCAGCATgtatatccgtgcagtctgatcaggatccatactgttcaccaTTCAGACAGTATAGGTACCAAGAGATGTTCAGGTACAGTATGGATCATAATGATCAACGTCATGCAAAAACCGGCCTTACAGCAATTCATTATTCATGAAACTTCTCTTATAAAAATTTACACGTGTGGACCACTATTCTAGAATGGCAGTGGGCCGGTGTCTAGAGGTCCGGTGACAGGAAACAAGTAGAAACTGTTTATAAATCTTTAATCCCgagaaaaaatataattgcatATATTTGATGAATGATAATAGCAATTGTATGCCGTAACTGGAAGCTTTTATCAAACTCTTGTTTTTCTCGGgactgataaatttaaataatacACTTAATGTTTCTTTAGTATgaagacatggattgtgctcatgaattgttgaattagTTTTACTactcgagttaataaataacggAGAATGCTGCAAATCACTGTTAACATTTTATATTCGATATATATGCTTAGAACCCGCGAGTGAGActgattacaaataaaataaaaatgtacaggAAAATGAATGGGTACGTACCCTGCTGGGCATTCACATGCTGCAAACTTCACATCATCATCTTCAAATACAACTATCACCTTGTACTTCTCTTGTTTCATGGAAGCAATCACCTTACACCTGACCCAGGAAAGTCCATTGCTCTTAGCAATCTCATAAGAAGTAACATGACCTTCCACAAAGAACTGGTaggatttcatttttttgtatgaAACACCTTTCATCTCACTGGCACCATATTTGTTGGTACGTTCCACCAAGTATGTGAATAACTTATCAAATGTAAAGTTTGGTAAATCACGTAAATCATTCGACCATACTCGACCGCTAGTTGTAAGCATTATGTCATTATAAGTTATTTCCTTGGTTTGACTTGTACGGAGATCACTCAACGCATCGCATTCTTTGTGTTGTGTTTCACTTCCGCATTCAACCGGCTGACTTTCACTCACTTTTCCCGTTAATGAAGCACTATAAACACGAGCTACAAGTATGTCCTTATTTCCTGCCACCGGTTGTCCAAGATTCCgcaaaatatctttcaaatcTTTACATGTGTAAGTCCATAATTTATCAATATTGACATCTAACGCGTTATCTGTATGCTTATCCGCCATTGTTTTAATCATGAATAAAATCAATACATCCTCAGCCTCGTTTTCGAATCAGCTCGATTAAAAGATTATCGGATTAACGGGATTGTGAAACTCGTCTATTAAAGAATATTTACTTATATACAGAAAGTAGAAAGATATAACTGAAAGTGAAATTGCTGACATTATATCTTCATTATTAACTAATAAAGCTGTAGGTCCGGACCATATAAGTCATAGGTTACTTAAAGAAACACGTTTAACAGTTGCAAAACCTCTTAGTATCATATTTAACAGATCTGTTCATGAAGGTGTTTATCCAAGTGCTTGGAAACTTGCTAAAGTAATGCCCCTTTtcaaaaaaggaatgaaaaataatCCATCGAATTACAGACCTATTTTCTTAATAAATTGTGTCGGAAAAGTCATGGAAAGGgtaatttttaaacatatctatAACCATTTATACTCCAATAATTTGATCTATTCCCTACAATCTGGCTTTTTACCTGGTTATTCAACTGTCTTTCAGCTAGTAGATATGTATCACCAACTATGTGAATCTTTTGACGAGAGAAAATCGACTTGCattgttttctgtgatatatctaaggcatttgatagagtttggcaccGTGGTCTTCTTTTTAAACTTAAGCAATACGGCCTAGATGATACTCTTCTTAGTTGGTTTGAGAGTTATCTTTTGAATCGCAAACAGTCTGTCTTTGTTGGTAGTGAAATCTCGAGGATACTCCCACTAAATGCTGGCGTTCCACAGGGCTCGGTTCTTGGACCTCTACTTTTTTTAATCTATGTAAACGACAtagctgaaaatcttttaagcatTATCCGTTTGTTTGCAGATGGCAGCTCCTTAGCTGTAACTTCGTATGATGTGAGTTACATAGAATCTGTATTAAATAGTGATCTAACCACAATTTTCCAGTGGTCCAAACAGTGGTTAGTTGATTTTAATcctaacaaaactgaagtaatgtttttttttctaatctacATGTAAAGCCATCTCtttattttaatggtattttactAGATTAAATATTTAGGTTTAACTTTATCGTCCGATCTTAATTGGCACGAGCATATTAGCCACATAGAAAAGTCTGCATCCAAAGTTTTGAGTTCTATGAGAGCActtaaattaaagttaaaaagatctactctaaatcaaatttatatttcatatatgagaCCTATATTAGAGTATGCATCTATCGTTTGGGATGGATGCAATGTACAACAAAAACAATCCTTagaaaaaatacaatatgaaGCGGCGCATATAGTTACAGGATTAACCAGGTCTGTCTCAATACAAAATTTAGTTCAAGAAATAGGATGGGTCTCCTTAGAGGACAGACGAAATATTCAAAAGCTTATTACAGTTTATAAAGCTAAAAATAGTCTACTCTCTGAAttcttgtcaaatatttttccTCCTGTTGTAGCAGAGATATCTAATTACCCTTTGAGAAACAATGATAACTACATGTATGTAACAATAGCTCGAAGAACTCAGATTTATAGTAACTCATTTATACCGTCATCTACCGATCTATGGAATTCACttgatataaatattagaaattctGAATCccttaatatatttaaatcaagGCTAAAAGATTTGTTCAAAGCACCAACATTCCCCAAACACTTTTTGATTGGTAAAAGACTGCCCTCAATTTTACATGCAAGGTTAAGAAACCGATGCAGTAATCTGAATAACGATTTATACAGAAATCATTTAAGAGATAATCCCAGTTGTGACTGTGGATATCCATCGAGAATGCTGAACATTATTTCTTTCAGTGTATGAAATTTAGAGAACAAAGAATCGACCTATTTCACGAAACCAGAACTTTTCATCC from Mercenaria mercenaria strain notata chromosome 2, MADL_Memer_1, whole genome shotgun sequence carries:
- the LOC123563501 gene encoding leukotriene-B4 omega-hydroxylase 3-like isoform X1 — protein: MLSLIGSLDLTSLVPTTYQASTSLVLQTTFLVGAIFVVFKFISFIRYRRRIEKIFGNLPGPKERTWLYGSFVVMRTLDAQGRLLKFVEWGNKYSKEKGYVRVWGSMGRPAIIACDPSSMKRILKTAEPKPLNLTSGYRTLKDWLGDGLLISGGDKWARNRRLLTPAFHFDILKPYIDVYNDSANVLIGKLGKFADEKKEFEIFQQICLCTLDIILRCAFSYDIDVQRSGETHPYVQAVSDLAINNSQRLRNPLLAPDILFYRTKMGKKYQQDCDFVHSVAEDIIDKRRRVLEKLGEPKSRKYLDFLDILLTAKDENGTGLSDMDIRNEVDTFLFEGHDTTASAISWILYSLAKHPEYQEKCQEEIDDLLQGRETDDIKWSDLPHLEYLTMCIKEGMRLHCPVAIVGRVTTKPFDLGDTVVPEGTSVIINIWMLHHNEHVWGPDHMEFKPERFSKDNVTKMDPYQFVPFSGGPRNCIGQNFAMNEEKVVLAKLLHNFKFSLKPDHEVKWRLSAVMRAQDGILATVERRKH
- the LOC123563501 gene encoding leukotriene-B4 omega-hydroxylase 3-like isoform X2, whose protein sequence is MLSLIGSLDLTSLVPTTYQASTSLVLQTTFLVGAIFVVFKFISFIRYRRRIEKIFGNLPGPKERTWLYGSFVVMRTLDAQGRLLKFVEWGNKYSKEKGYVRVWGSMGRPAIIACDPSSMKRILKTAEPKPLNLTSGYRTLKDWLGDGLLISGGDKWARNRRLLTPAFHFDILKPYIDVYNDSANVLIGKLGKFADEKKEFEIFQQICLCTLDIILRCAFSYDIDVQRSGETHPYVQAVSDLAINNSQRLRNPLLAPDILFYRTKMGKKYQQDCDFVHSVAEDIIDKRRRVLEKLGEPKSRKYLDFLDILLTAKDENGTGLSDMDIRNEVDTFLFEGHDTTASAISWILYSLAKHPEYQEKCQEEIDDLLQGRETDDIKWSDLPHLEYLTMCIKEGMRLHCPVAIVARVTTKPFDLGDTIVPAGTNVQINIWMLHHNEHVWGPDHMEFKPERFSKDNVTKMDPYQFVPFSGGPRNCIGQNFAMNEEKVVLAKLLHNFKFSLKPDHEVKWRLSAVMRAQDGILATVERRKH